In Ptychodera flava strain L36383 chromosome 21, AS_Pfla_20210202, whole genome shotgun sequence, a genomic segment contains:
- the LOC139121037 gene encoding uncharacterized protein, with amino-acid sequence MAAAVDVIYAPRSPNETSAVTTNQREDKMLEKRHQKLGIEKTYSVKLMEINERMLKIRFKKLKDRVSKIKSHLSHDEIAEINEEEFRSMASQRNQLNATDSQEDINGGGKESNKVSFNHERRAVTPGPTRKRLVNGRTSSAASYRPRPSTALAALPASKVRRPKSTPNSLTARRSLENGGNTGKSVSRASREREHLGVGSLTLPRFHSPATLLQPTSTAATSDQFGFDSHLFTDKTLASSANSEKQGRRYSSPVSTAASDMAISDTYARLIEEQRMMLIDENLILAAELEERKEEFLQKVDELVDRGRERDIKPFTPKIRADQTEQTTVKLEELRRKIREDKAHRLLHRFDRTAHFDLEKKEGESDEDYSKRISEYVKELRKCRYLRIPKAMEDYSGVVTLVREQTRVQGVWRKSLTHNLL; translated from the coding sequence atggctgctGCTGTTGATGTAATTTACGCGCCGAGAAGTCCAAACGAAACCTCGGCTGTCactacaaatcaaagagaagaCAAGATGTTAGAAAAAAGACACCAAAAGCTTGGGATAGAAAAGACTTATTCCGTTAAACTCATGGAAATTAATGAAAGGATGCTGAAAATCAGGTTTAAAAAACTTAAAGATCGAGTTTCAAAAATCAAGTCACATTTGTCGCATGACGAAATAGCAGAAATAAatgaagaagagtttcggtcgaTGGCTTCACAGAGGAATCAGTTAAATGCTACGGATTCACAGGAAGATATCAATGGTGGTGGGAAGGAGAGTAATAAAGTCAGCTTCAATCACGAGCGAAGAGCGGTGACTCCTGGGCCAACCAGGAAACGATTGGTCAATGGTAGAACTTCTTCAGCTGCGAGTTATCGTCCTCGCCCGAGCACAGCACTGGCAGCATTGCCAGCTTCAAAAGTCAGAAGGCCGAAATCGACACCAAACTCGCTCACTGCACGAAGAAGTCTTGAAAACGGTGGGAATACCGGGAAAAGCGTATCCAGGGCGAGCCGTGAGCGGGAACATTTGGGTGTCGGCAGTCTGACGCTCCCTCGGTTTCATTCTCCAGCCACTCTGCTACAGCCAACCAGCACAGCTGCCACCAGCGACCAGTTCGGATTCGACTCGCACCTCTTCACCGATAAAACCCTAGCGTCATCGGCGAACAGCGAGAAACAGGGCCGCCGGTATTCCTCGCCCGTGAGCACAGCGGCGTCAGATATGGCAATAAGTGACACATATGCTCGTCTCATTGAAGAGCAACGAATGATGCTTATCGACGAAAATCTTATCCTCGCCGCTGAACTTGAGGAAAGAAAAGAGGAATTTCTACAGAAAGTCGACGAACTAGTCGACCGAGGTCGAGAAAGAGATATAAAACCCTTCACCCCCAAAATACGAGCTGACCAGACCGAGCAGACGACGGTGAAACTCGAAGAGCTCCGGCGGAAAATACGCGAGGATAAAGCCCACAGACTGCTCCATCGATTCGACAGAACGGCGCATTTTGACCTTGAAAAGAAAGAAGGTGAAAGTGATGAAGACTACTCAAAGCGAATAAGTGAATACGTCAAGGAGCTAAGGAAATGTCGTTACTTGAGAATTCCCAAGGCAATGGAAGATTATTCCGGAGTTGTGACTCTGGTCAGAGAACAAACAAGGGTGCAGGGGGTTTGGAGAAAGAGTTTAACTCACAATTTACTCTGA